A region of Lycium barbarum isolate Lr01 chromosome 3, ASM1917538v2, whole genome shotgun sequence DNA encodes the following proteins:
- the LOC132630998 gene encoding uncharacterized protein LOC132630998, which produces MKLKNVKSALSAWSKATFGYIFKQLTVREEVVRIKEQCFEEDPTPMNRMVLQQAQAALKKYIRRIQNQQGVWIEGESLLAEEACRFYQQQFSQEVDPLDFELLQHVPSMVDQDTNNQLVCLDIVGANVYNPVKAFFDGQTLPKSVTHTNLVLLPKKNNIETFADMRPISLSNFINKVISRVVQDKLDGILPSLISPNQSGFFKGRCIIENVLLTQEVVTDIRLREKPANVVLKLDMAKAYDIVSWSYLIRVLRKMGFVEIFIDMVWRLIANNWTTNTLWANYMWIKYCKRHSPQTVQWKGGSQVWKAMIEARDNIEQEIWWEPRSGTANVWFDNWTKLGALYHIIPDDFEIDEGVQDVKELMLQDGWNIGKLQ; this is translated from the exons ATGAAATTGAAGAATGTGAAATCTGCTTTATCTGCCTGGAGTAAGGCAACTTTTGGTTATATTTTCAAGCAACTGACAGTAAGGGAAGAGGTGGTGAGAATTAAAGAACAATGTTTTGAAGAGGATCCTACTCCTATGAACAGGATGGTGCTACAGCAAGCACAAGCAGCATTGAAAAAATAT ATCAGAAGAATTCAGAATCAGCAAGGAGTATGGATAGAAGGTGAGTCACTTTTGGCAGAAGAAGCTTGTAGATTTTACCAACAGCAGTTCTCTCAAGAGGTTGATCCATTAGACTTTGAATTGCTACAACATGTTCCTAGTATGGTGGATCAGGATACTAACAATCAGCTG GTGTGTTTGGATATTGTTGGTGCTAATGTATACAATCCTGTGAAAGCCTTTTTTGATGGCCAAACTCTTCCAAAGTCAGTCACACATACCAACCTGGTACTATTACCAAAGAAGAATAACATTGAGACCTTTGCTGATATGAGACCAATCAGTCTCAGTAACTTCATCAACAAGGTTATTTCTAGAGTGGTTCAGGATAAACTGGATGGCATTCTTCCTTCTCTGATATCTCCCAACCAGTCTGGATTTTTTAAGGGCAGATGTATTATTGAAAATGTCCTTCTAACTCAAGAAGTTGTGACTGACATTAGACTAAGAGAAAAACCAGCTAATGTTGTACTTAAGCTTGACATGGCTAAAGCATATGATATAGTATCATGGAGTTACTTGATCAGAGTTTTAAGGAAGATGGGATTTGTAGAAATTTTCATAGATATGGTTTGGAGGCTGAtagcaaataattg GACAACAAATACTCTATGGGCAAACTACATGTGGATCAAATATTGCAAAAGGCACAGTCCTCAGACTGTGCAGTGGAAGGGAGGTTCTCAAGTATGGAAGGCTATGATAGAGGCTAGAGATAATATAGAGCAAGAAATATGGTGGGAACCAAGGAGTGGAACTGCAAATGtatggtttgacaactggacaaaGCTAGGGGCTCTATATCACATCATTCCAGATGATTTTGAGATAGATGAGGGTGTTCAGGATGTAAAAGAACTTATGTTGCAGGATGGTTGGAATATAGGAAAATTGCAGTAG